The genomic interval ACAGGCATCATACAcgtaactacaagtagctgctGCTGATAGTCAAGATCTACAGCAATAAGAAGGCTAATGAGAtgaactacaagtacaagtagttacCAAAGACTGTAAACTTATAGCATCaatctacagtagctacagcGAGCACACATTCTATTTGTCATGGTGGTATTACTAAATATCTTACTGGGGAGCGAGACAGCCGTTGGAGTTGGCGGATCTCAGGCCTCCGACGGAAACGTGATACTGGTGCTTGTCGGGAGTGGTGCTACCAGTGGCAACATTGAACTCAGGCTGGATGGTGACTGAGTTGATGCCGTGTTCGTGGAAaatcttcttgatgtcATTAGACAGAGTCATGAACTCAGAAGGGTCGGAGGCCACGCCGACATGCAGAGTGGCGACGAAGGTGTCTTCCTTGAGGATCCAGATGTGCAGGTCGtgcagctcctcgacaCCGTCGAGAGCCACAATTTCGTTCTTGACGTCCTCCGCGTTGATGTTCTGGGGAACGGCTTGAAGCAGAatggaagaggtggatcGACAGAGAGGCAGagccgaggagaagatgatgacAGTGATAACGAGAGAGATGACGGGATCAGCGTAGTACTTCCATGAGTAGTCGGTCTTccagatgaagaaggcGGTGGCAATGACACCAATGTTTCCAAGAGCATCGCCCATAACGTGCAGGAAGACGCCCTGCATGTTGAGAGagaccttcttcttctgctcattcttcttcttggcgtggAAGTGTGTAGCATGTTCGGACGAGTcaatgttggagatggatcGTCGGTGGGAAGTGGGGTGCTGGAGCAGAGAGGTCTGCTCGGTGGGCGCGGTGAACTGAGAGGCAAGCACAGTGTCgacagcctcctcctcgtcgtgGGCGTGGTCGTGATCGTGATCGTGGTCATGTCCGTGGCTGTGTCCGGCGTGGCCGTGCTCGTGGAACAGCAGTAGTCCGACAATGTTGGAACACAGACCGGCGGTACCGACAACGGCGATGagcttggggttggtgatgatttGGGGCTCGAAAAGACGTTGGATGGCCTCCAGCAGAATGGTCAGACACAGAGCCAGCAGGAAGACGGCGTTGGCCAGAGCTCCGAGAATCTCGGCTCGCTGCCAGCCGTAGGTGTACTTGGAGTCGGCTCCTCGAGACTTGGCTACTCGAACGGCCCAGAGGGCGATGATCAGCGAGAAGACGTCGTTAAGCATGTGGAACGAGTCGGCCACAAGGGCGAGTGAATGAACGGCATAACCTGTGTTAGAGCTGGGGATGGTAGATCTGGTTTTGTATCGTTTCGTCAGTACTCACCAACAATGGCTTCAAGCAGGAAGAAGCAAGTGTCGATAATCAGCAACGCAATCATGCGGATTTCCCGCGACGTGAGCGACATGTTGTTGAATAGTGTGTGATATG from Yarrowia lipolytica chromosome 1F, complete sequence carries:
- a CDS encoding uncharacterized protein (Compare to YALI0F00176g, similar to DEHA0G03828g Debaryomyces hansenii IPF 785.1 and uniprot|P20107 Saccharomyces cerevisiae YMR243c ZRC1 zinc- and cadmium resistance protein, similar to Saccharomyces cerevisiae ZRC1 (YMR243C) and COT1 (YOR316C); ancestral locus Anc_8.792) gives rise to the protein MSLTSREIRMIALLIIDTCFFLLEAIVGYAVHSLALVADSFHMLNDVFSLIIALWAVRVAKSRGADSKYTYGWQRAEILGALANAVFLLALCLTILLEAIQRLFEPQIITNPKLIAVVGTAGLCSNIVGLLLFHEHGHAGHSHGHDHDHDHDHAHDEEEAVDTVLASQFTAPTEQTSLLQHPTSHRRSISNIDSSEHATHFHAKKKNEQKKKVSLNMQGVFLHVMGDALGNIGVIATAFFIWKTDYSWKYYADPVISLVITVIIFSSALPLCRSTSSILLQAVPQNINAEDVKNEIVALDGVEELHDLHIWILKEDTFVATLHVGVASDPSEFMTLSNDIKKIFHEHGINSVTIQPEFNVATGSTTPDKHQYHVSVGGLRSANSNGCLAPQ